A DNA window from Zingiber officinale cultivar Zhangliang chromosome 3A, Zo_v1.1, whole genome shotgun sequence contains the following coding sequences:
- the LOC122052681 gene encoding transmembrane 9 superfamily member 8-like: MPDLALSSVLLRSISPMVFSRSMAVSSWVSAVLLLAAASGAGGFYLPGVAPADFQKKDPLPVKVNKLTSTKTQLPYSYYSLPYCRPDTIVDSAENLGEVLRGDRIENSPYVFEMREPQMCRIICKITLNDKDVKEFKEKIEDEYRVNMVLDNLPLVVPIKRLGQETSNFYQLGFYAGAKGQPTGNKDVKYYIHNHLSFLVKYHKDAQLDLARIVGFEVSPFSVKHEHDGQWNGNKTRLSTCDPHAKRTVVNSNTPQEVEVNKDIIFTYDVEFQESDVKWASRWDTYLLMTDDQIHWFSIVNSLMIVLFLSGMVAMIMLRTLYRDISKYNQLETQEEAQEETGWKLVHGDVFRPPTNSDLLCVYVGTGVQFFGMLLVTMLFAVLGFLSPSNRGGLMTAMLLLWVFMGLFAGYSSTSLYKMFKGTEWKMITLRTAFTFPGIVFAIFFVLNALVWGEKSSGAVPFTTMFALVLLWFGISVPLVFVGSYLGFKKPAPEDPVKTNKIPRQIPEQPWYMNAVFSILIGGILPFGAVFVELFFILTSIWLHQFYYIFGFLFLIFLILIVTCAEITIVLCYFQLCSEDYQWWWRSYLTSGSSALYLFLYATFYFFTKLNITKLVSAIMYFGYMLIASYSFFVLTGTVGFYACLWFTRLIYSSVKID, from the exons ATGCCAGATCTTGCATTGAGTTCTGTTCTACTCCGATCCATCTCTCCGATGGTGTTCTCGCGATCCATGGCGGTGTCCTCCTGGGTCTCCGCCGTGCTCCTGCTCGCTGCTGCCTCCGGGGCGGGTGGCTTCTACCTCCCCGGCGTCGCCCCTGCCGATTTCCAAAAG AAAGATCCACTTCCAGTGAAAGTAAACAAGCTTACTTCGACGAAAACACAACTGCCATATTCCTATTATTCTCTTCCATATTGTCGACCAGATACTATAGTGGATAGTGCAGAAAATCTTGGAGAGGTTCTTCGTGGTGATCGTATTGAAAATTCACCCTATGTG TTTGAAATGAGGGAACCACAAATGTGCCGGATCATTTGCAAGATTACATTGAATGATAAAGATGTTAAAGAGTTCAAGGAGAAGATAGAGGATGAGTATCGTGTCAATAT GGTTCTTGACAATCTTCCACTTGTTGTTCCTATCAAAAGATTGGGTCAAGAGACTTCTAATTTTTATCAACTTGGTTTTTACGCCGGCGCCAAAGGCCAACCTACTGGA aacAAGGATGTCAAATACTATATCCACAATCATCtgtcatttctagtcaagtatcacAAGGATGCACAATTAGACCTTGCAAGGATTGTGGGATTTGAGGTCTCACCATTCAG TGTTAAACATGAGCACGATGGCCAGTGGAACGGTAACAAAACTCGCCTTAGCACTTGTGACCCTCATGCCAAACGAACAGTTGTAAACTCCAACACCCCACAAGAGGTTGAAGTAAACAAGGATATTATTTTCACATACGATGTTGAATTTCAG GAAAGTGATGTAAAGTGGGCATCTCGGTGGGATACCTATCTCCTAATGACAGATGACCAAATACACTGGTTTTCTATTGTTAATTCTTTGATGATTGTTCTCTTCCTCTCTGGAATGGTAGCCATGATTATGCTGCGGACTCTTTACCGAGATATCTCCAAGTACAACCAGCTTGAAACTCAAGAAGAAGCCCAAGAAGAAACGGGATGGAAGTTAGTCCATGGAGATGTCTTCAGGCCTCCAACTAATTCTGATTTGCTGTGTGTCTATGTTGGCACGGGTGTCCAATTCTTTGGTATGTTACTCGTGACCATGCTCTTCGCAGTCCTTGGCTTCCTTTCTCCGTCGAACCGAGGAGGACTGATGACAGCAATGCTCCTACTTTGGGTGTTCATGGGTTTGTTTGCTGGTTACTCCTCCACTAGTCTCTACAAGATGTTCAAGGGGACAGAATGGAAGATGATTACCTTGAGGACAGCATTCACATTCCCTGGCATTGTATTTGCCATATTCTTTGTCTTGAATGCTCTCGTTTGGGGCGAGAAGTCATCTGGTGCCGTGCCATTCACCACAATGTTTGCCCTCGTGCTACTCTGGTTCGGTATCTCAGTGCCTCTAGTGTTTGTAGGTagctacttggggttcaagaagCCTGCTCCAGAGGATCCTGTGAAAACAAACAAAATTCCTAGACAGATACCAGAGCAACCATGGTACATGAACGCAGTTTTCTCGATACTAATTGGAGGCATACTTCCATTCGGAGCTGTGTTCGTCGAGCTCTTCTTCATTCTCACCTCAATCTGGCTGCACCAATTCTACTACATCTTCGGATTCCTTTTCCTCATTTTTCTTATTCTTATTGTGACGTGCGCTGAAATCACAATCGTTCTATGCTACTTCCAGCTCTGCAGTGAGGATTATCAGTGGTGGTGGAGATCTTATTTGACATCAGGATCATCAGCACTCTACCTCTTCCTATATGCAACCTTCTACTTCTTCACAAAGCTGAATATTACGAAGCTCGTATCGGCCATTATGTACTTCGGCTACATGCTGATTGCCTCCTATTCGTTCTTCGTGCTGACTGGCACGGTCGGCTTCTATGCGTGCTTATGGTTCACAAGGTTGATATACTCATCAGTCAAGATTGATTGA